GATACCACAGGGATTTCTCCATAATGAATTTTAATAATATTCTCAAATTCCGCTTTTCTCAAAAGCTTAAACATAATTTTTGAGTCTAAGCGAGAGTCATCCTTACTTGGTTCCTTTCTGAGGCTCAATGTGTTACGTTTAGTCAAAATATAAATACCAACAGGACTATTATTTAACAAATCATCTAGTTTATCAAAATTATCCTCACAAGTTACTACACATACATGATCGAAAGCCTTATAATAATCACTTAACTGATTTTCTAAACGTTCAAAACTATCTAATTCTGTCTTTATTTCATAAACAACAGCTTTTCCGTTTATTAATATGAAATCGGCCTTTGATTTGCCAATTGGCATCTCAGTTAAAGCTGTAGTTGTTTTTAAACTATGTTTAGCAAGTAATAATTTATTCAATAAAGTATTTTTATAAAAATATTCGTTTCGATAGTTATATGTCATAATTTTATAAATTTCACTTATGAGGATTCGATTGCTCTTAGTTTCGATGTCGTTTATATATCGGTTAATAACTTCAACATATGTGCGGTTAAAATTTTCTGTAAGTAGATCAGCAAATGTATTCCGGGTAAAAAATCTGTTCAAGATAATATTGTTACTTGAATTCATTTTATCACCCTCTCCCAGCAACCTAATGATACAAATTCATTTTACCACAGTCCCGCCTTTTTAAAAGACATTTATTTACAATTACCTTTTACTGCCTTACTACTAATCATCCTAATCTTCGCGTCCTCCGAGGTCACTTTCGACATTCCGGAACTCTCCCTGGCGATTATCCAAACCGCCGCTCATTTATCCCGATCTTGCCGGGATGGTTGCGAAACGCCGAGATAATCCATAAGGGCGGTTTGAAATATCTTTGAATAATTCACGCCTTGAGCTTCGGCCAGCTCTTTTAACCACGCGGGTATGGTCAGATTTGTCTTAACAGCCCGGTTATCCAACTCATTCCTTACCAAATCGGGAAAAACCGTAATGGGGGAAACAAGATATCCCGCCGCGGTTTCCGGGTCCACCTGCGGGCTTTTGGAGGGGAGCGGCAATTCGTCTCCGTCTTTTTCCATACCGTAGACATGCAGCTCTAATGCTTCAGTGGCCTGTTGCCGCGCGGCTTCAAAATCCTCGCCATAGCTCACGCAACCCGGAAGATCGGGAAAATATACGCTATACCCTGTTTCAGTGGGTTCAAATACGGCCAAATAAGTCAATTTACGCATCATCGATGGCTCTCCTTTCGCGAATGGGCTTTACTTTTTTAACCCCGCTTGCTTAAATATGCTATTCAGCGTACCGGGAGCAATATCCCCTTTACGGTTTGGCACCGTGACTTTACCGGGTTTGCCGGGTTGAATATGGGAGCCCTTGGTTCTTTCTTCAACCGGCATCCATCCATCTTGATATAAAATTTTTAGAAGCCATGTGATAAAGTCTCTCGAAACGGAAATTAGCTCATAAAAAGATTTAAAACGACTTTATCACTTGCTTCAGGCAATCGCTGTGACCCTTCCGGCTTTTTAGCCGGGTTTATCACAGCTCTTTTAGTACCTCTCTGATGGTCAATTTGCTCCCCCCTTATGTTTCTATAATACGCCTCAATTATACGCATGTCGATAAGTTGCTAAATTTCCCCAATCCGCTCCAACCATCGGCCAACTGAACGAAGGCAAATTGATGGCCCCGATCAGCAGGAATAAATGCCAATGTGTGGAAATAATTACCCTATCAAATACCCAGTCCGCAACGGCAAATAAAGTGTTGCGCTTTGCGCATGAACAACGCATCCTGAACCTACGGGAGGTATATTTTTGATCGAATTGCTTAGCCAGGAGATCCTCAGCCACGGCGATAAGTCCCGGATTCTGCCGCTCGAACGGTTGGCGGATCTGCAAAAGGATATCGCGGAATTCGAAGAACGCCAAGACCTGAACGGGTTTCAAAAATGGATTGCGGGCAGTCTCTATCAGTTTGACTCGCCTGCCGCGGATTTCGGGAGCCGTTCGCTGCTCATCATCGCCTCGCCCAACCCCGCCTATGCCAAGGTCATCTTTCACTGGCAAGGCCAAAAAGTTCCCCTGATCTGTCTGGCCCGCTCCGAGATGGGTAAGAAAGCCGCGCCGGCGAGGACCAAACAATATCTGACCCGGTTTCTGAAACCGCTGGGATACCATATTCAAGCCGCGCCCCGGCTCCCCCTGAAACGTCTGGCGGTGCGCAGCGGATTGGCGGCCTACGGCCGCAACAACATCTGTTATGTCGAGGGAATGGGCAGCTTCTTCACCCTGGTGGCCTATTTCAGCGATATCCCCTGTGACGCGGGGGACTGGCATGAGCTCCGCGTCATGGAGCATTGCCAGAGTTGCAACGCCTGCCTGAAGAACTGTCCCACCGGCGCGATCTTGCCGGAACGGTTTTTGATCGACAATGAGCGCTGCCTATCCTATTTCAACGAGAGCCCGGGGGATTTCCCGGACTGGCTGCCCCGGTCGGTCCATCATTGCCTGTATGACTGCCTGATGTGCCAGAGAATCTGCCCCCAAAACCGGGAGCGCATCGATCATGTCACCGGTCCCGTCGAATTTGACGAAGCCGAAACCGCTCTGCTGTTGTCCGGAAAAACGTTGCCGGAGTTCCCTCCCGCGCTGCGCCGGAAAGTCCGGTTTCTGGGCATGGACGAATGGCTCGGCGCCATGCCCCGGAATATCCGGGTTTTGCTGGAGAATCATCAGAGTGCCTGACCCGGATAATCTCCTCTCCCAATCCCAAAAGAATCCCCTCCCGAAATAAAAAACCGACAGTACGGTCCTCCC
Above is a genomic segment from Hydrogenispora ethanolica containing:
- a CDS encoding sce7726 family protein, producing the protein MNSSNNIILNRFFTRNTFADLLTENFNRTYVEVINRYINDIETKSNRILISEIYKIMTYNYRNEYFYKNTLLNKLLLAKHSLKTTTALTEMPIGKSKADFILINGKAVVYEIKTELDSFERLENQLSDYYKAFDHVCVVTCEDNFDKLDDLLNNSPVGIYILTKRNTLSLRKEPSKDDSRLDSKIMFKLLRKAEFENIIKIHYGEIPVVSQVNHYNQCYKLFKNIHLEKSYYYMLNELKKRTNIEIEEYKNIPYELKFLAYFAKFKKGEYQQLNLFLNNEFGG
- a CDS encoding type II toxin-antitoxin system HicB family antitoxin, with protein sequence MRKLTYLAVFEPTETGYSVYFPDLPGCVSYGEDFEAARQQATEALELHVYGMEKDGDELPLPSKSPQVDPETAAGYLVSPITVFPDLVRNELDNRAVKTNLTIPAWLKELAEAQGVNYSKIFQTALMDYLGVSQPSRQDRDK
- a CDS encoding type II toxin-antitoxin system HicA family toxin, with translation MSVSRDFITWLLKILYQDGWMPVEERTKGSHIQPGKPGKVTVPNRKGDIAPGTLNSIFKQAGLKK
- a CDS encoding 4Fe-4S double cluster binding domain-containing protein — protein: MIELLSQEILSHGDKSRILPLERLADLQKDIAEFEERQDLNGFQKWIAGSLYQFDSPAADFGSRSLLIIASPNPAYAKVIFHWQGQKVPLICLARSEMGKKAAPARTKQYLTRFLKPLGYHIQAAPRLPLKRLAVRSGLAAYGRNNICYVEGMGSFFTLVAYFSDIPCDAGDWHELRVMEHCQSCNACLKNCPTGAILPERFLIDNERCLSYFNESPGDFPDWLPRSVHHCLYDCLMCQRICPQNRERIDHVTGPVEFDEAETALLLSGKTLPEFPPALRRKVRFLGMDEWLGAMPRNIRVLLENHQSA